One stretch of Eggerthella lenta DSM 2243 DNA includes these proteins:
- a CDS encoding VOC family protein, protein MTATYMHIGIPITEKKPNMIYNEAMKFWVSNVDDYDYKVEYLKFEEGTPFPEELHRRWHVAYAVDDLDRYVDDADRVICDPMDAGPGVRLAFVEKDGAVIELYEDKN, encoded by the coding sequence ATGACCGCAACCTATATGCACATCGGCATCCCCATCACGGAGAAGAAGCCGAACATGATCTACAACGAGGCCATGAAGTTCTGGGTGTCGAACGTCGACGACTACGACTACAAGGTGGAGTACCTCAAGTTCGAGGAGGGCACGCCCTTCCCCGAAGAGCTGCATCGTCGCTGGCACGTGGCCTACGCGGTGGACGATCTGGACCGGTACGTCGACGATGCCGACCGCGTCATCTGCGACCCCATGGACGCGGGTCCCGGTGTGCGTCTGGCCTTCGTCGAGAAGGACGGCGCCGTGATCGAGCTCTACGAGGACAAGAACTAG
- a CDS encoding YbaN family protein: MNRIVRYLMLAGAWTACIIGCIGVFVPVLPTTPLLLLATFLFAKSSPRCHAWIISTRVYRTYVAAFKEAGGIPLGTKVRILAVSFTLMGLSAWFVQKPLVWAILGCVSAFLLYLMFVRIPTITPERVQLIRQVEKAE, encoded by the coding sequence ACGGCCTGCATCATCGGCTGCATCGGCGTGTTCGTGCCCGTGCTGCCCACCACCCCGCTGCTGCTGCTCGCGACGTTCCTGTTCGCGAAATCCTCGCCGCGCTGCCACGCCTGGATCATCTCGACCCGGGTGTACCGCACCTACGTCGCCGCGTTCAAAGAAGCCGGAGGCATCCCGCTCGGCACGAAGGTGCGCATCCTGGCCGTGTCGTTCACGCTCATGGGCCTGTCCGCCTGGTTCGTGCAGAAGCCCCTCGTCTGGGCTATCCTCGGATGCGTCAGCGCGTTTTTGCTGTATCTCATGTTCGTGCGCATCCCCACCATCACCCCCGAGCGCGTCCAGCTGATCCGCCAGGTCGAAAAGGCCGAGTAA